In Pseudomonas sp. MYb327, one DNA window encodes the following:
- a CDS encoding metalloregulator ArsR/SmtB family transcription factor: MNLELDEIIKALAHPVRREILHWLKNPDVEFPDQSHSNEHGVCAGQIDQRCGLSQSTVSAHLATLQRAGLISSRKVGQWHFFKRNEETIQEFLRIFSKEL, encoded by the coding sequence ATGAACCTTGAACTCGACGAAATAATAAAAGCCCTGGCACACCCGGTACGGCGAGAAATCCTGCACTGGCTCAAAAACCCGGACGTCGAATTTCCAGACCAGTCCCACAGCAACGAGCACGGCGTTTGCGCCGGGCAGATCGATCAACGTTGCGGTCTGTCGCAGTCCACGGTGTCCGCACACCTGGCGACCCTGCAACGCGCCGGCCTGATCAGCAGCCGCAAAGTCGGTCAGTGGCATTTTTTCAAACGCAATGAGGAAACCATCCAGGAGTTCCTCCGCATCTTCAGCAAAGAGCTCTGA
- a CDS encoding MFS transporter, whose amino-acid sequence MPLSLLILALSAFAIGTTEFVIMGLLPDVAADLGVSIPGAGWLVTGYALGVAIGAPFMALATARLPRKAALIALMGIFIIGNLLCAVASDYNVLMFARVVTALCHGAFFGIGSVVAAGLVPANKRASAVALMFTGLTLANVLGVPLGTALGQQAGWRSTFWAVTVIGVIALIGLIRFLPAKRDEEKLDMRAELRALKGAGIWLSLSMTALFAASVFTLFTYVAPLLGEVTGVSPRGVTWTLMLIGLGLTVGNIIGGKLADKGLAATLIGVFIAMAVVSTVLTWTSVALIPTEITLFLWATACFAAVPALQVNVVTYGKAAPNLVSTLNIGAFNVGNALGAWVGGSVIAHGFGLTSVPLAAAALAVLALLVTLITFRQSGNPELAPATN is encoded by the coding sequence ATGCCCCTCTCACTATTAATATTGGCCTTGAGCGCCTTCGCCATCGGCACCACCGAGTTCGTCATCATGGGCTTGCTGCCCGACGTGGCGGCCGACCTCGGTGTGTCGATTCCCGGTGCCGGCTGGCTGGTGACCGGTTACGCCCTGGGCGTGGCCATCGGCGCACCGTTCATGGCACTGGCCACCGCCAGACTGCCGCGCAAGGCCGCGCTGATCGCGTTGATGGGCATTTTCATTATCGGCAACCTGCTCTGCGCCGTGGCCAGTGACTACAACGTGCTGATGTTTGCCCGCGTGGTCACAGCCCTGTGTCACGGTGCCTTCTTTGGTATCGGTTCAGTCGTAGCCGCCGGCCTTGTACCTGCGAACAAACGCGCTTCGGCCGTGGCCTTGATGTTCACCGGCCTGACCCTGGCCAACGTGCTCGGCGTTCCGCTGGGCACCGCGCTCGGTCAGCAAGCCGGCTGGCGCTCGACCTTCTGGGCGGTGACCGTAATCGGTGTGATCGCACTGATCGGTCTGATCCGCTTCCTGCCAGCCAAGCGCGATGAAGAAAAACTCGACATGCGTGCCGAACTGCGTGCCCTCAAGGGTGCCGGTATCTGGTTGTCTCTGAGCATGACGGCACTGTTCGCCGCGTCGGTGTTCACCCTTTTTACTTACGTAGCGCCGTTGCTGGGCGAAGTGACTGGTGTCTCGCCCCGCGGTGTGACCTGGACCCTGATGCTCATTGGCCTGGGCTTGACCGTCGGCAACATCATCGGCGGCAAGCTGGCTGACAAAGGCCTGGCCGCGACGCTGATCGGCGTCTTTATCGCGATGGCCGTCGTCTCCACAGTCCTCACCTGGACCAGCGTCGCGCTGATCCCGACCGAAATCACCCTGTTCCTCTGGGCCACCGCGTGTTTCGCCGCCGTGCCGGCCCTGCAAGTCAACGTGGTGACCTACGGCAAGGCTGCACCGAACCTGGTTTCGACCCTGAACATCGGCGCCTTCAACGTCGGCAACGCCTTGGGCGCCTGGGTTGGCGGCAGCGTCATCGCCCACGGCTTCGGCCTGACCAGTGTGCCCCTTGCGGCAGCAGCGCTGGCGGTACTCGCCTTGCTGGTGACCCTGATCACTTTCCGTCAGAGCGGCAATCCCGAACTGGCTCCTGCTACTAACTGA
- a CDS encoding ACP phosphodiesterase, producing the protein MNYLAHLHLGGQRPGQLLGSLYGDFVKGRLQGQFDPEIEAAIQLHRRIDVFTDRHPVVDASLSRFSLTRRRYAGIVLDVFFDHCLARDWALYADRPLELFTSDVYRVLSSERQLPERLAKIAPHMVANDWLGSYREFEVLEQVLRGISRRLTKPEELAAAMQELRVLYEPLSEDFRLFYPQLQDFAQSHPAT; encoded by the coding sequence ATGAACTATCTCGCACATCTTCATCTCGGTGGCCAGCGTCCCGGTCAATTGCTCGGCAGTCTGTATGGCGATTTCGTCAAGGGACGGCTGCAAGGGCAGTTCGATCCCGAAATCGAAGCGGCCATCCAGTTGCATCGCCGCATCGACGTCTTCACCGACCGCCATCCGGTGGTGGATGCCTCGCTGTCGCGGTTCTCCCTGACGCGCCGGCGCTACGCCGGGATCGTCCTCGACGTGTTTTTCGACCATTGCCTGGCGCGGGACTGGGCGCTGTATGCGGACCGGCCGCTGGAGCTGTTCACTTCGGATGTGTACCGGGTGTTGTCCAGCGAACGGCAGTTACCCGAGCGACTGGCCAAGATCGCGCCGCACATGGTGGCCAATGACTGGTTGGGTTCGTATCGGGAATTTGAAGTGCTGGAGCAGGTGCTGCGGGGGATTTCGCGGCGGTTGACCAAGCCTGAGGAACTGGCCGCGGCGATGCAGGAATTGCGCGTGTTGTATGAGCCGTTGAGCGAGGACTTTCGGTTGTTCTATCCGCAGCTTCAGGATTTTGCGCAGAGCCATCCAGCAACATAG
- a CDS encoding lysophospholipid acyltransferase family protein, which translates to MRRLRVYARIARVLLVVGLGLSMATVFGVFERLGLAHSMERRQRWSRFFMARLSNALPFDVTVHGQLPKTPMLWVSNHVSWTDIPLLGMLTPLSFLSKAEVRTWPIAGWLAAKAGSLFIRRGSGDSQLIRKQMIRHLQQEHPLLMFPEGTTTDGRSLRTFHGRLLSAAIDSEVALQPVAIRYVRDGEPDTLAPFIGDDDLLSHLMRLFANDRGGVEIHLLKPIACEGRERAALAFEAQEAVQKALFGSIPEKQQVPLRPAIAA; encoded by the coding sequence ATGCGTCGCTTGCGCGTGTACGCGCGAATCGCACGGGTGCTGTTGGTGGTCGGGTTGGGCCTGAGCATGGCCACCGTGTTCGGTGTGTTCGAGCGCCTGGGGCTGGCCCATTCGATGGAGCGTCGTCAGCGCTGGTCACGGTTTTTCATGGCGCGCCTGAGCAACGCCCTGCCCTTCGACGTGACTGTGCACGGCCAGCTGCCGAAAACACCGATGCTGTGGGTCAGCAACCACGTGTCCTGGACGGATATTCCACTGCTGGGGATGCTCACGCCGCTGTCATTCCTGTCCAAGGCCGAAGTGCGCACTTGGCCAATAGCGGGCTGGTTGGCGGCCAAGGCCGGTAGCCTGTTCATCCGTCGTGGTTCGGGCGACAGCCAGTTGATCCGCAAACAAATGATCCGCCATCTGCAACAGGAACATCCCCTGCTGATGTTCCCGGAAGGCACCACTACCGATGGCCGTTCGTTGCGCACTTTCCACGGGCGCCTGCTGTCGGCAGCCATCGATTCCGAAGTGGCACTGCAACCGGTGGCGATTCGTTACGTGCGCGATGGCGAGCCCGATACGCTGGCGCCGTTCATTGGCGACGATGATTTGCTCTCGCACTTGATGCGCTTGTTTGCCAATGATCGTGGCGGTGTGGAGATTCATCTTCTCAAGCCCATCGCTTGCGAAGGTCGTGAACGTGCGGCGCTGGCGTTCGAGGCGCAGGAGGCGGTGCAGAAGGCGCTGTTTGGGTCCATACCGGAGAAACAGCAAGTCCCACTGCGCCCCGCTATCGCTGCCTAG
- a CDS encoding acyl-CoA dehydrogenase family protein encodes MPWQNLLNRRERLPANPDLGEGFAALLHDLGSVTPFELAVTGARMMATPGLAFLVGYQAALRMLWPSAPLSLGALCATEQRSLRVADMQTRLHDLRLSGRKDFVTAGDAADWLLIAARSEAPGDDPRLSLAVVYPGEAGVRVEKLPAMPLMPEISHGRLFLDNALCELLAGDGWDAYVKPFRTLEDVYVLSAMTAWLYGVGQDSDWPQNLQLRLLALLAGCAEASRQAPNNAAGHVLLGGLFAQFEGLKADVNQALTDGPPQWAAMWQRDQAVMDLAAGARAKRLAKASAAI; translated from the coding sequence ATGCCCTGGCAAAACCTGTTGAATCGCCGCGAGCGCCTGCCCGCCAACCCGGACCTGGGCGAAGGCTTCGCGGCGTTGTTGCACGACTTGGGCTCGGTCACGCCGTTTGAGTTGGCGGTGACCGGCGCGCGGATGATGGCGACGCCGGGACTGGCGTTTCTGGTGGGCTATCAGGCCGCCTTGCGCATGCTGTGGCCAAGCGCGCCGCTGAGCCTCGGCGCGTTGTGCGCAACGGAACAACGCAGCCTGCGCGTGGCGGACATGCAGACCCGTCTGCACGATTTGCGCTTGAGCGGGCGCAAGGATTTCGTCACCGCTGGCGATGCTGCCGACTGGCTGTTGATCGCGGCGCGCAGCGAGGCTCCCGGCGACGATCCGCGTCTGAGCCTGGCAGTGGTTTATCCCGGTGAAGCGGGCGTGCGCGTGGAAAAACTTCCGGCGATGCCATTGATGCCGGAAATCAGCCATGGCCGCTTGTTTCTGGACAACGCGCTGTGCGAATTGCTCGCGGGGGATGGCTGGGACGCGTACGTCAAACCGTTCCGCACCCTGGAAGATGTCTATGTGTTGAGCGCCATGACGGCGTGGCTGTATGGCGTCGGTCAGGACAGTGACTGGCCGCAAAACCTGCAATTGCGCTTGCTGGCGTTACTGGCGGGTTGTGCGGAGGCCAGCCGACAGGCGCCGAATAATGCGGCCGGGCATGTGTTGCTTGGAGGGCTGTTCGCGCAGTTCGAAGGGCTCAAGGCTGACGTCAATCAAGCATTGACGGATGGCCCGCCGCAATGGGCCGCGATGTGGCAACGGGATCAGGCGGTAATGGATTTGGCGGCGGGGGCGCGAGCTAAGCGTCTTGCCAAAGCATCGGCGGCGATCTGA
- the olsB gene encoding L-ornithine N(alpha)-acyltransferase: protein MTQIARISDTASERRLQAERLVGAEALQEAQALRFNVFSGEFNAKLKGAELGLDMDDYDVHCAHIGVRDLNTGRLVATTRLLDHTAASSLGKFYSEEEFSLHGLVHLQGPILEIGRTCVDPAYRNGGTIAVLWGELAEVLNQGGYSYLMGCASIPMQDGGIQAHAIMQRLRERYLCTEHLRAEPKKPLPTLDIPSNVIAEMPPLLKAYMRLGAKICGEPCWDEDFQVADVFILLKRDELCPRYAKHFKAAV, encoded by the coding sequence ATGACTCAGATCGCCCGCATCAGCGACACCGCCAGTGAACGCCGTCTGCAAGCCGAACGCCTGGTGGGCGCCGAAGCCTTGCAGGAAGCCCAGGCCTTGCGCTTCAACGTGTTCAGCGGCGAATTCAATGCCAAGCTGAAAGGCGCGGAACTGGGTCTGGACATGGACGACTATGACGTTCACTGCGCGCACATCGGCGTGCGTGACCTCAACACCGGGCGTCTGGTGGCGACCACCCGTTTGCTCGACCACACCGCCGCCAGCAGCCTCGGCAAGTTCTACAGCGAAGAAGAATTCAGCCTGCATGGCCTGGTGCATCTGCAAGGCCCGATCCTGGAAATCGGTCGCACCTGCGTCGACCCGGCCTATCGCAACGGCGGCACCATCGCCGTACTTTGGGGTGAATTGGCCGAAGTGCTGAACCAGGGCGGCTACAGCTATTTGATGGGTTGCGCGAGCATTCCGATGCAGGACGGCGGCATCCAGGCCCACGCGATCATGCAGCGCCTGCGCGAACGTTACCTGTGTACCGAACACCTGCGGGCCGAGCCGAAAAAACCGCTGCCGACCCTGGATATTCCGTCGAACGTGATCGCCGAAATGCCGCCGCTGCTCAAGGCCTACATGCGCCTGGGCGCGAAGATCTGCGGCGAGCCGTGCTGGGACGAAGACTTCCAGGTCGCCGACGTGTTCATCCTGCTCAAGCGCGACGAGCTCTGCCCGCGCTACGCCAAACACTTCAAGGCGGCCGTGTAA
- the emhR gene encoding efflux system transcriptional repressor EmhR, translating into MVRRTKEEAQETRNQILEAAEKAFFERGVARTTLADIATLAGVTRGAIYWHFSNKADLVQAMLDSLQEPLDELAKAAESEDELDPLGCMRRLLIHLFHEVALDPKTRRINEILFHKCEFTDEMCDLRQQRRAASLECNSRIGLTLRNAVNRGQLPEDLDTARAAISIHAWIDGLLYQWLLAPDSFQLHTEAERWVDIALDMLRLSPSLRKVKQDA; encoded by the coding sequence ATGGTCCGTCGCACCAAAGAGGAAGCTCAAGAAACCCGCAACCAGATACTCGAAGCGGCCGAAAAAGCCTTTTTTGAAAGGGGCGTGGCACGCACGACCCTGGCGGACATCGCAACCCTGGCCGGCGTTACGCGCGGGGCCATCTACTGGCATTTCAGCAACAAGGCCGATCTGGTGCAGGCCATGCTCGACAGTCTGCAAGAGCCCCTTGATGAACTGGCCAAAGCCGCGGAGAGCGAAGATGAACTCGATCCATTGGGCTGCATGCGCCGGTTGCTGATTCATTTGTTTCATGAAGTTGCGCTGGACCCCAAGACCCGGCGCATCAACGAGATTCTGTTCCATAAGTGCGAATTCACCGATGAAATGTGCGACCTGCGTCAGCAGCGTCGTGCGGCCAGCCTCGAATGCAACTCGCGCATCGGCCTGACCCTGCGTAATGCCGTCAATCGTGGGCAGTTGCCGGAAGACCTCGACACCGCCCGCGCCGCCATTAGCATTCATGCCTGGATCGACGGCCTGCTGTACCAGTGGTTGCTCGCACCCGACAGCTTCCAGCTGCACACCGAAGCCGAGCGTTGGGTCGATATCGCGCTGGACATGCTGCGTTTGAGTCCCAGCCTGCGCAAAGTGAAACAAGATGCTTAA
- the emhA gene encoding efflux RND transporter periplasmic adaptor subunit EmhA has translation MQLKPAVTALVAAVALASLLSGCKKEEAAPAAPPPQVGVVTLQPQSFTLTSELPGRTSAFRIAEVRPQVNGIILKRLFKEGGDVKAGQQLYQIDPSVYDATLKSAEANLRSTKSISDRYQQLVNEQAVSRQEYDTAVANRLQSEAALQSAQINVRYTKVYAPLTGRIGRSSVTEGALVSNGQVEAMAVIQQLDPIYVDVTQSSVELLQLRRELESGRLQKAGDNAAKVKLTLEDGSQYKLEGKLEFSEVSVDQTTGSVTLRAVFPNPDHTLLPGMFVHAQLQAGVNSAAILAPQQGVTRDLKGTPTALVVGPDNKVELRQLKANRTVGNQWLIEDGLKAGDRLITEGLQFVKPGIEVKPSEATNVAAKNPAPAQAADKASGGKGE, from the coding sequence ATGCAACTCAAGCCAGCTGTTACCGCTCTGGTCGCCGCCGTCGCCCTGGCATCACTGCTCAGCGGATGTAAAAAGGAAGAGGCCGCCCCGGCCGCACCACCGCCTCAGGTCGGCGTCGTAACCCTGCAACCACAATCCTTCACCCTGACGTCCGAGCTGCCGGGTCGCACCAGTGCGTTCCGCATCGCCGAAGTTCGCCCGCAAGTGAACGGCATCATCCTCAAGCGTCTGTTCAAGGAAGGCGGCGATGTCAAAGCCGGCCAGCAGCTGTATCAGATCGACCCTTCGGTCTATGACGCTACGCTGAAAAGCGCCGAAGCCAACCTGCGTTCGACCAAGTCGATCTCCGACCGCTACCAGCAACTGGTCAACGAACAGGCCGTAAGCCGCCAGGAATACGACACCGCCGTGGCCAACCGCTTGCAATCGGAAGCCGCGTTGCAATCAGCCCAGATCAATGTGCGCTACACCAAGGTCTACGCGCCATTGACCGGCCGCATCGGTCGTTCTTCGGTGACCGAAGGTGCACTGGTCAGCAACGGGCAGGTCGAAGCGATGGCGGTGATCCAGCAACTGGACCCGATCTACGTCGACGTCACCCAATCCTCGGTCGAACTGCTTCAGCTGCGCCGCGAACTGGAAAGCGGTCGCCTGCAAAAGGCTGGCGACAACGCCGCGAAAGTCAAACTGACCCTCGAAGATGGCAGCCAGTACAAGCTGGAAGGCAAGCTGGAGTTCTCCGAGGTCTCGGTTGACCAGACCACCGGTTCCGTGACCTTGCGCGCCGTGTTCCCGAACCCTGATCACACGCTGTTGCCAGGCATGTTCGTTCACGCCCAATTGCAGGCCGGCGTTAACAGCGCGGCTATCCTCGCGCCGCAGCAAGGCGTGACCCGCGACCTCAAAGGCACGCCGACCGCACTGGTCGTCGGCCCGGACAACAAGGTCGAACTGCGTCAGCTCAAGGCCAACCGCACCGTCGGCAACCAATGGCTGATCGAAGACGGCCTGAAGGCCGGCGATCGCCTGATCACCGAAGGCTTGCAATTCGTTAAACCTGGCATCGAAGTCAAGCCAAGTGAAGCGACCAACGTAGCCGCAAAGAACCCGGCCCCCGCTCAGGCAGCTGACAAAGCGTCTGGCGGCAAAGGGGAGTAA
- a CDS encoding DUF3077 domain-containing protein, which yields MSKTNPPSPSELKTIGFTPFIYCSDQPLFHVSRGVPLAEALSQASNLLFLAKELTLDAAYAKDTDRHAWAAHYLTAMSKAVIDDVAKVLDRGPDRKGKQAK from the coding sequence ATGAGCAAAACCAATCCGCCCTCACCCTCAGAACTCAAAACCATCGGCTTCACCCCTTTCATTTACTGCTCAGACCAGCCGCTGTTTCACGTAAGCCGCGGCGTGCCCCTCGCCGAAGCATTATCTCAAGCCTCCAACCTGCTCTTCCTCGCAAAGGAACTCACCCTCGACGCCGCCTACGCCAAAGACACCGACCGCCACGCCTGGGCCGCGCATTACCTGACGGCGATGAGCAAAGCGGTGATTGATGATGTGGCGAAAGTGCTGGATCGAGGGCCTGATCGCAAAGGCAAGCAAGCCAAATAG
- a CDS encoding serine hydrolase encodes MARGLSLFFLILLSLTAHAENWPAEQWQTDPVDTGPALQALESYVFPPRNDATRQGIRTDALLVIRDGRLIYERYAGPTTAETPHLTWSISKSLMATVLGVAYGEGLFKLQDPVAKFYPPLKKHADMTMADLLHWASGLHWQEDYEYAPLKSSVVAMLYTRGHSDMAAFTADHDTYAAPGQAFRYSSGDSNLLSAALKTLVGQDRYADYPWTALFEPLGIRRATWETDATGTFVASSYAYLSARDLARIGLLMARDGRWGDKQLLPKDWVAFNREPFAHYRAHQDDAVPGGHWWLNRAVDSAAQPWPDAPVDTFAALGHWGQAMYVIPSEKLVIVRYGDDRDGSYRHNQLLKLALRAFAGKVQP; translated from the coding sequence ATGGCCAGAGGCTTGTCGCTGTTTTTCCTGATACTGCTCAGCCTCACGGCCCACGCCGAAAACTGGCCTGCCGAACAATGGCAAACCGACCCGGTCGACACCGGTCCAGCGCTTCAAGCTCTGGAAAGCTACGTCTTCCCACCCCGCAACGACGCCACCCGCCAAGGCATCCGCACCGACGCCTTGCTGGTCATCCGCGATGGTCGGTTGATCTACGAGCGCTATGCCGGGCCGACCACCGCTGAAACCCCGCACCTCACCTGGTCCATAAGCAAAAGCCTGATGGCTACGGTCCTCGGCGTGGCGTATGGCGAAGGTTTGTTCAAGCTTCAGGATCCAGTGGCCAAATTCTACCCGCCCCTGAAAAAACACGCCGACATGACCATGGCCGACCTGCTGCACTGGGCCTCCGGTCTCCACTGGCAGGAAGACTACGAATACGCGCCGCTTAAATCCTCGGTGGTGGCCATGCTTTACACCCGTGGTCACTCGGACATGGCCGCGTTCACTGCCGATCACGACACCTACGCTGCACCAGGCCAGGCGTTTCGCTATTCCAGCGGTGACAGCAATCTGTTGTCCGCCGCACTGAAAACCCTCGTCGGGCAGGATCGCTACGCGGACTATCCGTGGACTGCGCTGTTCGAACCCCTGGGCATTCGCCGGGCGACCTGGGAAACCGACGCCACGGGGACTTTCGTCGCCTCGTCCTATGCCTACCTCAGTGCTCGGGATCTGGCACGCATCGGTCTGTTGATGGCGCGGGATGGTCGCTGGGGCGATAAACAACTGCTGCCCAAAGACTGGGTTGCCTTCAATCGCGAACCCTTCGCCCACTATCGTGCCCATCAGGATGATGCGGTGCCCGGCGGTCACTGGTGGCTCAATCGTGCTGTAGATAGCGCCGCGCAACCCTGGCCCGATGCGCCCGTCGATACCTTTGCGGCACTGGGTCATTGGGGTCAGGCGATGTATGTGATCCCCAGTGAAAAACTGGTGATCGTGCGCTACGGCGATGATCGCGACGGCAGCTACCGGCACAACCAATTGCTCAAGCTCGCGCTCAGGGCCTTTGCCGGGAAGGTGCAGCCATGA
- a CDS encoding alkene reductase: MTTIFDPIKLGDLELSNRIIMAPLTRCRADEGRVPNALMAEYYVQRASAGLILSEATSVTPMGVGYPDTPGIWSNDQVRGWANVTKAIHGAGGKIFLQLWHVGRVSHSLYLNGEAPVAPSAIQPKGHVSLVRPLSDYPTPRALETAEIADIVDAYRVGAENAKAAGFDGVEIHGANGYLLDQFLQSSTNQRTDHYGGSLENRARLLLEVTDAAIEVWGAGRVGVHLAPRADSHDMGDDNLAETFTYVARELGKRGIAFICSREKEGADSLGPQIKEAFGGPYIINERFTKDSANAWLAAGKADAVAFGVPFIANPDLPARLKADAPLNEAHPETFYGKGPVGYIDYPTL; this comes from the coding sequence ATGACGACGATTTTCGATCCGATCAAACTGGGCGACCTGGAACTGTCCAACCGCATCATCATGGCCCCGCTGACTCGCTGCCGCGCCGACGAAGGCCGTGTGCCGAACGCACTGATGGCCGAATACTACGTGCAACGCGCCTCCGCGGGCCTGATCCTCAGCGAGGCCACCTCGGTCACGCCAATGGGCGTCGGCTACCCGGACACCCCGGGTATCTGGTCCAACGATCAGGTGCGTGGCTGGGCCAACGTGACCAAAGCGATCCACGGTGCGGGCGGCAAGATTTTCCTGCAACTGTGGCACGTCGGCCGGGTTTCGCACTCTTTGTACTTGAATGGTGAAGCACCGGTCGCACCGAGCGCCATCCAGCCAAAAGGCCACGTCAGCCTGGTTCGCCCGTTGTCCGACTACCCGACCCCGCGCGCCCTGGAAACCGCTGAAATCGCCGACATCGTCGACGCCTACCGCGTCGGTGCCGAAAACGCCAAGGCCGCCGGTTTCGACGGCGTGGAAATCCACGGCGCCAACGGTTACCTGCTCGACCAGTTCCTGCAAAGCAGCACCAACCAGCGCACCGACCACTACGGTGGCTCCCTGGAAAACCGTGCACGCCTGCTGCTGGAAGTGACCGATGCCGCCATCGAAGTCTGGGGCGCCGGCCGCGTCGGCGTGCACCTGGCGCCGCGTGCCGACTCCCACGACATGGGCGACGACAACCTGGCGGAAACCTTCACCTACGTCGCTCGTGAACTGGGCAAGCGCGGCATCGCGTTCATTTGCTCCCGCGAAAAAGAAGGCGCCGACAGCCTCGGTCCACAAATCAAGGAAGCCTTCGGCGGCCCGTACATCATCAACGAACGCTTCACCAAGGACAGCGCCAACGCCTGGCTGGCGGCTGGTAAAGCTGACGCGGTTGCCTTCGGCGTACCATTCATTGCCAACCCGGACCTGCCGGCACGCTTGAAGGCTGATGCGCCGCTGAACGAGGCTCATCCGGAAACCTTCTACGGCAAAGGCCCGGTGGGCTACATCGACTATCCGACGCTGTAA
- a CDS encoding amidase, giving the protein MSGFIRRRPIRSLLLILLIALLGWIWHERSALWAFPDIISAYTAKEYCSCRYVMNNDAEYCRGYVKQWLPASGFTDDSASKRITVSGMGRSNSAVWIGERQGCRLNPDL; this is encoded by the coding sequence ATGAGCGGTTTCATCAGGCGACGACCGATTCGCTCACTGTTGCTGATCCTGCTGATCGCCTTGCTCGGCTGGATCTGGCACGAGCGTTCGGCGCTTTGGGCGTTCCCCGACATCATCAGCGCCTACACCGCCAAGGAATATTGCTCGTGCCGGTATGTGATGAACAACGACGCCGAGTATTGCCGTGGCTACGTGAAGCAATGGTTGCCCGCCAGTGGGTTTACCGACGACAGCGCCAGCAAGCGGATCACCGTCAGCGGCATGGGCCGCAGTAATAGCGCCGTTTGGATCGGCGAGCGCCAGGGCTGCCGCCTGAACCCGGACCTGTAG